The Planctellipticum variicoloris DNA window ATGTGACGCACATCAATATCTGGCTCGGCGGCTTCAACACGTTCGTGCTGATCGTGTCGAGCTACTTCGTCGTCGTCGCGCACGACGCGATCCTGAAGAACCAGGGCGGAAAAGCCCGCGGTTTTCTGACTCTGGCGCTGCTGCTCGGCTGCGTGTTTCTGGGAGTGAAGTCCGTCGAGTACAAAGGCAAGTTCGACCACGGCATCCTCCCCGGCCAGATCCCCGAATCCCCCCGGCAGGCCATCGACAACGTCGTGAACCAGCTCGATACCGTGGTGACTCGCTCGCTCCAGCAGATCGCCCCCGAGAAGATTCGTCGGGAAGATCGGCTCGCGGTTCTCGACGAAAAGCTCGCCGACGAAAAAGTCTCGAAGGACGTGAAGTCGCGCCTGACCGCGGTCAAACGACTCAACCAGGAGACGAACGGCCTTCGCGAACATGCCCGGTACGGCGTCACGCTGACCGCAACGGCCGACGAGATCAATCAGCTCAGACTCGATGCCGGCGCCAAACCGCAGGCGCCGCTGGAACTCAAAGACGTCAACGAGAAGCTGGCGACTCTGCAGCAGGATCCCGAACTGGGACCGCTCCTGAAACACTGTCACCCCGCCGTGCCGATTCTCTACGGCAATCTGTTCGCCTCGAACTACTTTTTAATGACCGGACTGCACGCGATTCACGTGGTCATCGGCCTGGCCCTGTTCCTCACGGTTGTGCTCAGTCCGTGGCGGCTGACCACCTCCAGCGCCGACTACGTCGAAAATATCGGCCTCTACTGGCACTTCGTGGATCTGGTCTGGATCTTCCTGTTCCCGCTGATCTACATCGTTTGACGATCTGCAGCGACACTTACCCGAACGGCCTGACGCGATGAGCGACGACCACGATTCTCATGCCGCGACCTACTTCACCGTCTTCCTGGCGCTCTGCGCGCTGACGGCGGTGTCGGTCGTCTCCGATCTGCTGCACCTCGCCGACCACCGCGTCCTGGTGGCGATCGTGATGGCCGTGTCGACGGCGAAGGCGCTGTGCGTGATGCTGTTCTTCATGCATCTCAAGTTCGAACGGGCCTGGAAGTACCTGTTGCTGGGTCCGACGATGGTGCTGGCGATCTCGCTGCCGCTGGCCCTTGCGCCGGATATCGGCATGCACTACTACCTCCAGGATGTCCCGCAGACCCAGGAATATGAGCGGCAGCAGGCCGAGGGGGCTCCGCCCGCCGCCGAACATCATCCGTAGGGAGTTCGGGCGGTCCGGCCCTGTGGGCGGATCGCACAGCGTCAAGCGGTCGCCGCTGGAGCGGCATCGCAGTGGCGGGCGTCCTGGTTTGATGAGAGCCCGACGGCGGCCTCTTGCGGCCGGGCTGCCCGGTTCGTGATTCCTCGTGAAGGAGATGCGGTGGGACTCGAAAACTCGGCCCACCCTGCAAGAGGGATGTCTGCCGTTGTCGTGTCAGACGTGGCCTTCCGGTACGGTGCTCATCAGGCGCTGGCGGGAGTGTCGTTTGAAGTCTCCGCCGGGCAGATCTTCGGACTACTCGGTCCAAACGGCGGCGGCAAGACGACGTTGTTCCGGCTGCTGGCCACGCTGCTGCCGCCGCAGAGCGGGCAGATCGCCATTGCCGGGCTCGACGTCGCCCGGCAGCCCGAGCAGGTTCGGCGGCAGATTGGCGTGACGTTTCAGTCGCCGAGTCTCGATAACAAACTGACGGTGCGGGAGAACCTGGTCCACCAGGGGCATCTCTACGGTCTGTCGGGAGCAGGACTCAGCCGGCGGATCGACGAGCTGCTGGAGGCGCTCGCCCTGAGCGACCGGCGGCGCGATCTGGCGGGGGCGCTGTCGGGCGGACTCAAGCGGCGGGTCGAGATCGCCAAGAGCCTGCTGAATCGGCCCGCGGTTCTGCTCCTCGACGAACCGAGCACCGGACTCGATCCCGGCGCCCGGCACGATCTGTGGCGATACCTGACCGGGCTGCGAACCTCGGCGAAAACCACGATCCTCGTCACGACGCACCTCATGGAAGAGGCCGAGCACGCCGACTCCCTGGGAATCCTCGACCGGGG harbors:
- a CDS encoding cytochrome c oxidase subunit 3; its protein translation is MTAPATTNVPRMGLPIPNGKLGMWLFLGTEIMFFTAFIGTFIVTRLGSPGWPTDVHVTHINIWLGGFNTFVLIVSSYFVVVAHDAILKNQGGKARGFLTLALLLGCVFLGVKSVEYKGKFDHGILPGQIPESPRQAIDNVVNQLDTVVTRSLQQIAPEKIRREDRLAVLDEKLADEKVSKDVKSRLTAVKRLNQETNGLREHARYGVTLTATADEINQLRLDAGAKPQAPLELKDVNEKLATLQQDPELGPLLKHCHPAVPILYGNLFASNYFLMTGLHAIHVVIGLALFLTVVLSPWRLTTSSADYVENIGLYWHFVDLVWIFLFPLIYIV
- a CDS encoding cytochrome C oxidase subunit IV family protein, giving the protein MSDDHDSHAATYFTVFLALCALTAVSVVSDLLHLADHRVLVAIVMAVSTAKALCVMLFFMHLKFERAWKYLLLGPTMVLAISLPLALAPDIGMHYYLQDVPQTQEYERQQAEGAPPAAEHHP
- a CDS encoding ABC transporter ATP-binding protein; this translates as MSAVVVSDVAFRYGAHQALAGVSFEVSAGQIFGLLGPNGGGKTTLFRLLATLLPPQSGQIAIAGLDVARQPEQVRRQIGVTFQSPSLDNKLTVRENLVHQGHLYGLSGAGLSRRIDELLEALALSDRRRDLAGALSGGLKRRVEIAKSLLNRPAVLLLDEPSTGLDPGARHDLWRYLTGLRTSAKTTILVTTHLMEEAEHADSLGILDRGQLVALGTPDELRQTVGGDCLTIQTPDPDGLAVQIRERFSLEPRRLGDALRVEALAAHELLRDLVAAFPAQITAISLARPTLEDVFILRTGHRFWEG